The proteins below come from a single Miscanthus floridulus cultivar M001 chromosome 1, ASM1932011v1, whole genome shotgun sequence genomic window:
- the LOC136542309 gene encoding FCS-Like Zinc finger 13-like, with protein MVEKARTMARKLEIPQWKADGLLPSPTSPLDRASPRGWRHRDAVGGVGLGILAALEAEGPHARPAAGPVPRVSIPRRAARLEVSELGCSGRCATSLCGGGGGGRGCGPASARPGGVGGGAAFRVAEFLSCCDMCRRALDGKDIFMYRGERAFCSMECRYHAIVSDEFQEEKERKRRAAAAMSSAAAVPKKSAAEMAGSPCSGGGQIFFTTGIVGSVF; from the coding sequence ATGGTGGAGAAGGCGAGGACCATGGCGCGCAAGCTAGAGATCCCGCAGTGGAAGGCCGACGGCCTCCTGCCGTCGCCGACGAGCCCGCTGGACCGCGCGTCGCCCCGTGGGTGGCGCCACCGCGACGCCGTCGGAGGCGTCGGGCTCGGGATCCTCGCGGCGCTGGAGGCCGAGGGGCCGCATGCGCGGCCCGCCGCGGGGCCGGTGCCGAGGGTGTCCATCCCGCGTCGCGCGGCGCGGCTGGAGGTGTCGGAGCTCGGGTGCAGCGGGCGCTGCGCCACCAGcctgtgcggcggcggcggcggagggagaGGCTGCGGCCCGGCGTCCGCCCGGCCCGGCGGCGTTGGCGGGGGCGCGGCGTTCCGCGTGGCGGAGTTCCTGTCGTGCTGCGACATGTGCCGGCGGGCGCTGGACGGGAAGGACATCTTCATGTACCGCGGCGAGCGCGCCTTCTGCAGCATGGAGTGCCGGTACCACGCCATCGTGAGCGACGAGTTCCAGGAGGAGAAGGAGCGgaagcgccgcgccgccgccgccatgtcttccgccgccgccgtgcccaaGAAGTCGGCCGCCGAGATGGCCGGGTCGCCGTGCAGCGGCGGCGGGCAGATCTTCTTCACCACCGGCATCGTCGGATCCGTCTTCTAG